A single window of Leopardus geoffroyi isolate Oge1 chromosome D4, O.geoffroyi_Oge1_pat1.0, whole genome shotgun sequence DNA harbors:
- the LOC123593474 gene encoding olfactory receptor 13C7-like — protein MANQTAVTEYILLGLHEHPNLEMVLFVLCLGIYSMNVLGNSLLIGLNMLDPRLHSPMYFFLSNLSLMDICGTSSFVPLMLTNFLEAQRTISFLGCALQMYLTLALGSTECLLLAVMAYDRYVAICQPLRYTEIMSRWTCLWMAVLSWGTGFAISLLQSLLTWSLPFCGHNIINHFFCEILAVLKLSCGDISLNALLLIMATAVLTLAPLLLICLSYILILAAILRVPSAAGRCKAFSTCSAHLTVVVVFYGTISFMYFKPKAEDPNLDKIIALFYGVVTPSLNPIIYSLRNAEVKSAVLALLWGDLLSRKLSHLPCCSSTVSRKTARSVMVMTSNRSG, from the coding sequence ATGGCAAACCAGACGGCTGTGACAGAATACATCTTGCTGGGGCTACACGAGCACCCTAACCTAGAGATGGTCCTGTTTGTGCTCTGCCTGGGCATCTACTCCATGAATGTGCTGGGGAACTCCCTCCTCATCGGGCTGAACATGCTGGACCCCCGCCTGCACAGCCCCATGTACTTTTTTCTCAGCAACCTCTCCCTCATGGACATCTGTGGCACATCCTCCTTTGTGCCTCTCATGCTGACCAACTTCCTGGAAGCCCAAAGGACCATCTCCTTCCTTGGTTGTGCCCTGCAGATGTACCTGACTCTGGCGCTGGGCTCCACGGAGTGCCTGCTCCTGGCTGTGATGGCATATGACCGTTATGTGGCTATCTGCCAGCCGCTTAGGTACACAGAGATCATGAGTAGGTGGACGTGCCTGTGGATGGCAGTGCTGAGCTGGGGGACAGGTTTTGCCATTTCACTGCTGCAGTCCCTTCTCACCTGGAGCCTGCCCTTCTGTGGCCACAATATCATCAATCACTTCTTCTGTGAGATCTTGGCAGTGCTGAAACTGTCCTGTGGGGACATCTCTCTCAATGCACTGCTATTAATCATGGCCACGGCTGTCCTGACGCTGGCCCCACTCCTCCTCATCTGCCTGTCCTACATTCTCATCCTTGCTGCCATCCTTAGGGTGCCCTCTGCCGCAGGCCGGTGCaaagccttctccacctgctctGCCCACCTCACAGTTGTGGTGGTTTTCTACGGGACCATCTCCTTCATGTACTTCAAGCCCAAGGCCGAGGACCCCAACCTGGATAAGATTATTGCATTGTTCTATGGGGTCGTGACGCCCTCACTAAACCCCAtcatctacagcctgaggaaTGCAGAGGTGAAATCTGCTGTCCTAGCCCTGCTCTGGGGAGACCTGCTCTCCAGGAAATTGTCCCACCTTCCCTGTTGCTCTTCAACTGTGTCACGCAAGACAGCTAGGTCCGTCATGGTAATGACTTCAAATCGCAGCGGCTGA